A DNA window from Ipomoea triloba cultivar NCNSP0323 chromosome 10, ASM357664v1 contains the following coding sequences:
- the LOC116031802 gene encoding acyltransferase-like protein At1g54570, chloroplastic, producing MKDWLFVWIGLACCDWLSLQVGASECFVQSFKISPCFSLNLDYKLQPRTSIQCIASRGDSANLLSDSVGVNGVSPVGEKGRSGRASIDVGNGYLRSGVREEKKMEKNKDGAQEKLEVYWDDGYGTQTVKDYLELAKEIIKPDGGPPRWFSPVSCGPHLKDSPALFFLPGADGTGLGLTLHHKALGKVFELWCLHIPVRDRTPFEGLIKLVEQTVRMKHASSPSKPIYLLGDSFGGCLALAVAACNPKIDLVVILANPATSFGRSQLQPLFPFLEALPGELQFTIPYLLSSVMGEPTKMAMVGIDTELPPTVVLEQLSSNLTALLPLLSGLADIIPKETLMWKLKLLKHGSAYANSRLHAVTAEVLVLASEKDGMLPSANEGKRLARTLRNCKVRYFKNNGHTILLEDHVNLLSIIKRTGKFRRSKKHDFVLDFLPPSGSECKKAIDNNKNYRNFTGPVMFSTMEDGRIVRGIAGVPDEGPVLLVGYHMLMGLELVPLVEEFLRVKKILVRGIAHPTLFSQLVEGDGGANEDAFMDLIRLFGGLPVSPSNLFKLLQTKSHVLLYPGGAREALHLKGEEYKLIWPDQPEFVRMAARFGATIVPFGVVGEDDIVQLVLDYDDLMKIPVLNDRIRNDNEKAKEMGFAVRADKTGEIANQTLYLPGLLPKIPGRLYYLFGKPISTKGKREMLKDREKARELYLRIKSEVENSMAYLLKKREEDPYRSLADRTAYRAFSAPFDQVPTFDID from the exons TTGTGCAGAGCTTCAAGATATCAccttgtttttctttgaatttgGACTATAAGCTGCAACCTAGAACTAGTATTCAGTGTATAGCGAGCCGGGGGGATTCGGCAAATTTGTTGTCTGATTCTGTTGGAGTAAATGGTGTTTCACCTGTGGGGGAGAAGGGGAGAAGTGGTAGGGCTTCAATTGATGTGGGAAATGGGTATTTGAGGTCAGGTGTTAGggaggagaagaagatggagaagAACAAGGATGGTGCTCAAGAAAAGTTGGAGGTTTACTGGGATGATGGATATGGGACTCAAACTGTGAAGGATTATCTTGAATTAGCCAAAGAGATTATTAAGCCTGATGGTGGACCTCCAAGGTGGTTTTCTCCAGTCTCTTGTGGTCCTCATTTAAAAGACTCACCTGCTCTGTTCTTCTTACCTG GAGCGGATGGAACTGGATTAGGTCTCACATTGCACCATAAGGCACTTGGGAA AGTTTTTGAACTCTGGTGCTTGCATATTCCTGTGCGTGATCGAACTCCATTTGAAG GGTTGATAAAACTTGTGGAACAAACTGTGAGGATGAAGCATGCTTCGTCTCCAAGTAAGCCAATTTATCTCCTAGGAGATTCATTTGGAGGATGCTTAGCTCTTGCTGTTGCTGCTTGTAATCCTAAGATTGACCTTGTCGTGATATTAGCTAATCCAG CAACTTCATTTGGCAGGTCACAGCTGCAACCTTTGTTTCCTTTCCTAGAAGCTTTGCCTGGTGAACTCCAGTTTACAATCCCTTATCTTCTGAGCTCAGTTATGG GTGAACCGACGAAAATGGCAATGGTTGGCATCGATACTGAACTTCCTCCTACCGTAGTTCTTGAACAACTCTCAAGCAACCTTACTGCTTTACTGCCCCTTCTTTCT GGCTTGGCTGATATCATACCGAAAGAAACTCTTATGTGGAAGCTGAAGCTGCTTAAACATGGATCTGCATATGCCAATTCTCGTCTACATGCTGTCACAGCAGAAGTGCTTGTGCTTGCAAG TGAAAAAGACGGCATGCTTCCAAGTGCAAATGAAGGCAAGAGGCTAGCAAGGACATTAAGAAACTGCAAAGTACGATATTTTAAGAACAATGGACATACCATTTTGCTG GAAGATCATGTCAATCTATTAAGTATCATAAAACGTACAGGCAAATTTCGTCGTTCAAAGAAGCACGACTTTGTGTTGGATTTTCTGCCACCTAGTGGGTCAGAATGCAAGAAAGCCATTGATAACAATAA gaATTACCGCAACTTTACTGGTCCAGTGATGTTCTCCACAATGGAAGATGGGAGAATAGTAAGAGGGATAGCAGGGGTTCCTGACGAAGGCCCAGTGTTGTTAGTTGGTTATCATATGCTTATGGGGTTAGAACTCGTGCCCTTAGTTGAAGAGTTTTTGAGGGTGAAAAAGATATTAGTTCGCGGTATTGCACACCCTACGCTATTTTCTCAGTTAGTTGAGGGTGATGGTGGTGCTAACGAAGACGCTTTCATGGATTTGATAAGACTATTCGGGGGACTACCTGTCTCGCCTAGCAACCTCTTTAAGTTGCTCCAAACTAAATCGCATGTGCTTCTTTATCCCGGGGGTGCTCGTGAGGCCTTACATCTAAAG GGAGAAGAGTACAAGTTGATATGGCCAGATCAACCAGAATTTGTAAGAATGGCGGCGAGGTTTGGGGCTACAATTGTGCCATTTGGTGTTGTTGGAGAAGATGATATTGTACAA TTAGTTCTCGACTATGATGATCTGATGAAAATCCCTGTATTAAATGACCGGATAAGGAATGACAATGAAAAAGCTAAGGAAATGGGTTTTGCAGTAAG GGCTGATAAGACCGGGGAGATTGCCAACCAAACTTTGTATCTCCCGGGCTTGTTGCCCAAGATCCCTGGCCGCTTGTACTACTTGTTTGGAAAGCCTATATCAACAAAGGGGAAGCGGGAAATGTTGAAGGACAGGGAAAAGGCGAGAGAATTATACTTGCGGATAAAATCAGAGGTTGAAAATAGTATGGCCTATTTACTTAAGAAGAGAGAGGAAGATCCTTACAGAAGCCTTGCTGACAGAACTGCATATAGGGCATTCTCTGCTCCTTTTGATCAAGTTCCCACTTTTGATATTGATTGA